TGGCCGGCAATGCATAGCTGGCATTGCCCGTGAATTCTCGGTCGGGTTTCCGGGCGGCGAGACCCTCAAGCGGAGAGAGACTCGCAAATCGCGCTGGACGCGGCACTGCCGCGGGGGGAGCCAACATGCCGGCATCCCGCGATCGGGTGTTCGCCGCCCGGAACCCATGCCCTTCCCCGGCTCGTGGCTCGAAGCAGCGAGAGCGGGAAAGGCGTCTGTTACGCCTGGCTAGTGCAGGCTGCCGGTGGTTGCGACATCCTCTGCCGCCGAGGCGGATTGCTGGGCGTCGCCGGAAAGCTTGACCTTCAGGTTTTCGGTCATGAACTGGGTGCCTGCCGCGACCACGACATCGCCCTGTTTCAGGCCGTCGGCCACGGTGACGCCGTCGGCGGTGAAGTTGGCGACCTTGATCGGGCGCGGATGCACGGTGTCGGAGGCGCGGTCCACTGTCCAGACGATCTGCTTGCCGTCCTTTTCGGTCATCGCGGTGAGCGGGATCGAGACGAGCTCAGCCTTGCTGCCGACGATCGCCTGGACATTGGCGGTCATGCCGAGTAGCACGCGCGGATCGTTGGGCAGCGACACCCGGACGGCGAAGGTGCGCGACTGCGGATCGGCGCTGCCGGCGACCTCGCGGACCTTGCCGTCAAGGGTGAGCCCTTCGTCAGACCAGAAGCTCGCCTTGACCTCCTTGCCGGGCTTGAAGCCCGCGATATCCATCTCCGGCACCGCGATCGAAACTTCCTTCTCGCCGTCAACCGCGACGGTCATCACCGGCGTGCCGGCGGCGACCACCTGGCCGACATCGGCGGAGATGGCGGTGACGATGCCGTTCTTGCTGGCTTTCAGATCGGCGTATTGAACCTGGTTCTGCGCCTGGGCCAGCGTCGAACGAGCGGCGTCGCGGTTCGCCACGGCCTGGTCGTAGGTCAGCCGCACCTGGTCGAGCTGCGACTTCGGCGCGAAATTCTTGGCATAGAGTTGCTCGGCGCGCTTCCTGGCAAGGTCGACGGTCTCGACCTGGCGCTCGGCCGCGTCGAGGCTGGCCGCGGCGCTCTTCACCGACAATTCGTAATCGGCCGGATCGATGCGGGCGAGGACGTCGCCCTCATCCACGTGCTGACCGATGTCGACCAGGCGCTCGGTGACCTTGCCGGCGATGCGGAAGCCGAGATTCATCTCGGTGCGGGCGCGCACCGAACCGGAATAGTCAAGCTGACGGGTGGTCTGCGCCTCGCCGATCTCGACCACCTTGACCGGCCGGACGACCTCCTGGACGACCTCGGCCTTCTCCTGGCTGCAGCCGGCAAGGCCAAGCACTGCTGCGATAACGGCGGCGGTTGGGAGGCCGGCGGCCGGCAGCTTGCGGAGGATGGAATTGGACAAAGACACCTTAGCACTCCCGAACTGGAGATGATCGTCGACCGCACCCGGCGGGCGGCTTCTATTTCAAGGCTCTGATGGCGTAGTCGATAAGTTCGTCGGGCATCGCCCGGTTGGTCTTTGCAAGGCACTGCGCCACCATCTGCGGATGGCATAGAATGATGGTCGCGGCGCCGAAGCAGCGCGAGGCCGTCTCGGGATCCTGTTCCCTGAACTCGCCGGCCTCGATGCCCTCGCGGATCACTTCGGCGAAGAGGTCGTGGATGCTGTTGACATGCTTGTCGATGACGCCCCAGTCGCGTTCCAGCGCGACGATGACCATCTCATGCACCTTCTCCTGGTCGAGCATGACCTCCAGCGTCATCTTGTACTGGGCATGGATGTAGCGCCGCAGCCGTTCCTCGGCGCTGATCGGCAGGTGCATAATCTCATAGGCCATCTTGTAGCTGGCGCCGAGCATGCGGCCGCAGACGGCCTGGTGGATTTCGACCTTGGAGGCAAAGAAACGATAGATGTTGGCCGGCGACATGCCGAGCTCGCGGGCGATGTCGGCGACGTTGGTCTTGCCGTAGCCATAGTGACGGAACAGCCGCTCGGCGCAGTCGAGAATGCGGGTCACATTCTCCTGTCTGGTGGGGTCTGCCACGATGTTGGCGGCTTCGGACATGGCGCTTTCGGTTTGACGAGTGACGAATTTCAATTTTCGTCAGTCGTAAAACGAAAGCAGCGAGGAGTCAACGCAAAATCGACGTACGCGTATAACTGGTGACAGATGGTGACAGTTGCGAGGGCCGGGGTTTACGATTAGCCATTTGCCCCGGCGGCGTCGTCATCCACGGGCGGAGCAAGGAGCGAAGCGACGCGCGCAGACCCGAGGATCCATTCCGTGACGTAGGCCGAAGAACGAAGGCGGATCAAGGTTACGACGATATCGTCGCTGACGGCTACTCTCAACCGCCGGAGCGCGGCCGCATGGTCACGGCATAGATCCTAGGGTTTCCGCGACGTCGCTTCGCTCCTTGCTCCGCCCGTGGATGACGAAGTCGCGGTTGCTAGCGCAAGCTGTCGACGTCGCGGTCATGGCGGGAGGAGCGTACTACGCCCCCTTCGCCATTTCCCTTAGCCGGAACTTCTGGATCTTCCCCGTGGACGTCTTCGGGATTTCCGCGAACACCACCGCCTTCGGCACCTTGAAGCGGGCCAGCAGCCCCCGGCAATGCTCGATGATCTCGGCTTCGGTCGCGGTCTTGCCGGGCTTCAGCTCGACATAGGCGACCGGCACCTCGCCCCATTTCTCATCCGCGCGGGCCACCACACCGCAGGAGGCGACCGACGGATGCTTGTAGAGCGCGTCCTCGACCTCGATGGAGGAGATGTTCTCACCGCCCGAGATGATGATGTCCTTGGAGCGGTCCTTGAGCTGGATATAGCCGTCGGGGTGCATGACGCCGAGGTCGCCGGAATGGAACCAGCCGCCGGCGAAGGCCTCGTCGGTCGCCTTCCGGTTCTTCAGATAGCCCTTCATGACGATATTGCCGCGGAACATGACCTCGCCAATGGTCTCGCCGTCGGCCGGCGTCTCCGCCATCGTCTCGGGGTCCATGATCGTCAGCCCTTCCAGCGCGGCATAGCGCACGCCCTGGCGCGCTTTCTTCGCCGTCCTCGGCCCCTTCTCCAGCGCGTCCCACTCATTGTGCCATTCGTTGACGACGGCCGGACCGTAGGTCTCGGTCAGGCCGTAGAGATGGGTGACGGCAAAGCCGGCGTCGGCCATACCGGCAAGCACAGCTTCCGGCGGCGGCGCGGCGGCGGTGTTGAAGGTGACGGTCTGCGGGAACTGGCGCTTGTCCTCGTCCTTCGCGTTGATCAGCACCGACATGACGATCGGCGCGCCGCACAGATGGGTGACGCCGTGATCGGCGATCGCGTCATATATCGGCTTCGCCCGCACCCAGCGCAGGCAGACATGGGTGCCGGCCTGGACGGCAAGCGTCCAGGGAAAGCACCAGCCGTTGCAATGGAACATCGGCAGCGTCCACAGATAGACCGCGTGCCTGGCCATGCCGGCATGGATGGTGTTGGTGTAGGCCATCAGGGCGGCACCACGATGATGGTAGACGACGCCCTTCGGGTTGCCGGTGGTGCCGGACGTGTAGTTGAGCGAGATGGCTTCCCATTCGTCGTCCGGCATCGACCATGCGAACGCCTCGTCGCCCGCGGCGACGAAGTCCTCATAATCGAGCACGCCGATCCGCTCGCCCTTCGGGTAGGGAGCGTCGGCGGCATAATCGGGATCATCATAGTCGATGATCAACGGCTTGGCCTTGGCCAACACCAAGGCCTCCTTGACCACGCCCGAGAATTCGCGGTCGACGATCAGCACCTTCGAGTCGGCATGATCGAGCTGAAAGGCGAGGATGGCGGCGTCGAGGCGGGTATTCAGGGAATGCAACACCGCCTTCACCATCGGCACGCCGAAATGCGCTTCCAGCATCGGCGGCGTGTTGGAGAGCATCACCGTCACCGTGTCGCCCTTGCCGATGCCGTGCCGCGCAAGCGCCGATGCAAGCTTCAGCGAGCGGCGCCAGAACTCGCGATAGGTGATGCGCTGGCTGCCATGGATGATAGCGACATGGTCGGGATAGGTCTTGGCAGTGCGTTCAAGGTAAGTGAGCGGCGTCAGCGGCTGGTAATTGGCGGCGTTCCTGTCGAGATCCTGTTCGTAGGGATTGGCCATCCCGTTCTCCCCAAGTTCTTTTCGAACCTTCTAACCTCAGGCCCGCTGTCACGCTATCCCTCCGAATAGCTGAAAATGCTATGATCCGGTCGCTTGACAGAACGGCGATCCACGCTGAGCCCTGCCGACAGGTAAACGCCTCCGCTCACTCAGGTTTGACTTTTGTCGAGAGCCGTGACTAATGTCAGCCAGGGAGGCGGCATGGCGATCAGACCGGCAGAACAGCTCATCCACAAGGCCGCCTGGCTTTACTATGCGCATGGCCTTCGCCAGGACGAAGTGGCGAGCCAGCTCAACATTTCGCGGGCCTCGGTCGCCATGTATCTGCGCAAGGCGCGCGAGACCGGCATCGTCAACATCTCGACCTCGACGCAGCTCTTCACCGACGATGTTATGGCACGCAAGGTTGAAGACGCCTTCGAGCTCGACGCCGTCTGGATCGCGCCGGAAAATGCCTATCTCGCCGATCCCTCAACCGACATCGCGGTGCTCGCGGCCAGCGTCTTTCTCGAGCTGGTGAAGAAGGGCGACCGGATCGGCGTCGCCTGGGGCCGCACCGTTTACACCATAGCCGACATCATGTCCTTCGCCGACCTGCAGGACGTCACCGTGGTGCAGCTCTGCGGCAATCTCGGCGCGCCCTATTCCTATCGGCCCGACCAGTGCACGATGGAGATCGCGCGACGGCTCAACGCCAAGGGCCTGAACTTCTATGCGCCGCTGGTGCTGTCGACGGAAGAGCTGGCGAAGAGCCTGCGCGCCGAGCCGGTGATCCGCGAGCAGCTCGCCGGCATCGCCGACTGCGATCTGGCGCTCTATTCCGTCGGCGCGGTCGACGCCGACAGCCATCTGGTGAAATGTGGCGCGCTGTCGCCGGCCGAGATGGAGGCGCTGCGCAGCCAGGGTGCGGCCGGCGTCATCGCCGGGCAGATCATCGACGCCAGGGGCGAGGTGCTCGACTGCAGCTACAACCGGCGCGTCATCTCCGCCGCGCTCGCCTCGCTGCGCGCCATCGAGAAGCGGCTGATGGTGGTGCAGGAAGATACGAAGTTCGA
This region of Mesorhizobium sp. M2A.F.Ca.ET.046.03.2.1 genomic DNA includes:
- a CDS encoding efflux RND transporter periplasmic adaptor subunit, giving the protein MSLSNSILRKLPAAGLPTAAVIAAVLGLAGCSQEKAEVVQEVVRPVKVVEIGEAQTTRQLDYSGSVRARTEMNLGFRIAGKVTERLVDIGQHVDEGDVLARIDPADYELSVKSAAASLDAAERQVETVDLARKRAEQLYAKNFAPKSQLDQVRLTYDQAVANRDAARSTLAQAQNQVQYADLKASKNGIVTAISADVGQVVAAGTPVMTVAVDGEKEVSIAVPEMDIAGFKPGKEVKASFWSDEGLTLDGKVREVAGSADPQSRTFAVRVSLPNDPRVLLGMTANVQAIVGSKAELVSIPLTAMTEKDGKQIVWTVDRASDTVHPRPIKVANFTADGVTVADGLKQGDVVVAAGTQFMTENLKVKLSGDAQQSASAAEDVATTGSLH
- a CDS encoding TetR family transcriptional regulator; the encoded protein is MSEAANIVADPTRQENVTRILDCAERLFRHYGYGKTNVADIARELGMSPANIYRFFASKVEIHQAVCGRMLGASYKMAYEIMHLPISAEERLRRYIHAQYKMTLEVMLDQEKVHEMVIVALERDWGVIDKHVNSIHDLFAEVIREGIEAGEFREQDPETASRCFGAATIILCHPQMVAQCLAKTNRAMPDELIDYAIRALK
- a CDS encoding acyl-CoA synthetase; the protein is MANPYEQDLDRNAANYQPLTPLTYLERTAKTYPDHVAIIHGSQRITYREFWRRSLKLASALARHGIGKGDTVTVMLSNTPPMLEAHFGVPMVKAVLHSLNTRLDAAILAFQLDHADSKVLIVDREFSGVVKEALVLAKAKPLIIDYDDPDYAADAPYPKGERIGVLDYEDFVAAGDEAFAWSMPDDEWEAISLNYTSGTTGNPKGVVYHHRGAALMAYTNTIHAGMARHAVYLWTLPMFHCNGWCFPWTLAVQAGTHVCLRWVRAKPIYDAIADHGVTHLCGAPIVMSVLINAKDEDKRQFPQTVTFNTAAAPPPEAVLAGMADAGFAVTHLYGLTETYGPAVVNEWHNEWDALEKGPRTAKKARQGVRYAALEGLTIMDPETMAETPADGETIGEVMFRGNIVMKGYLKNRKATDEAFAGGWFHSGDLGVMHPDGYIQLKDRSKDIIISGGENISSIEVEDALYKHPSVASCGVVARADEKWGEVPVAYVELKPGKTATEAEIIEHCRGLLARFKVPKAVVFAEIPKTSTGKIQKFRLREMAKGA
- a CDS encoding sugar-binding transcriptional regulator — translated: MAIRPAEQLIHKAAWLYYAHGLRQDEVASQLNISRASVAMYLRKARETGIVNISTSTQLFTDDVMARKVEDAFELDAVWIAPENAYLADPSTDIAVLAASVFLELVKKGDRIGVAWGRTVYTIADIMSFADLQDVTVVQLCGNLGAPYSYRPDQCTMEIARRLNAKGLNFYAPLVLSTEELAKSLRAEPVIREQLAGIADCDLALYSVGAVDADSHLVKCGALSPAEMEALRSQGAAGVIAGQIIDARGEVLDCSYNRRVISAALASLRAIEKRLMVVQEDTKFEPLLAAIAGGLCTHLVIGAHMAERLLQYAEAATKKAS